A section of the Mesorhizobium loti genome encodes:
- a CDS encoding aspartate aminotransferase family protein, producing the protein MSGSALYETFARAPLAFDHGEGTWLVTDKGERYLDFAGGIAVNSLGHGHPHLVAALTEQAGKLWHVSNLYEIPGQSRLGERLADATFADKVFFTNSGAEALECAIKTARRYHFVKGHPERFRVITFEGAFHGRTLATIAAGGQYKYLEGFGPKVEGFDQVGFDDIDAAEKAITPETAAILIEPVQGEGGIRPVPTQSLKRLRQLCDQHGLLLIFDEVQCGIGRTGKLFAHEWTGVTPDIMAIAKGIGGGFPMGACLATDEAVVGMTSGVHGTTFGGNPLAMAVGNAVLDVVLEDGFLEDVQRKALLLKQGLAAVADEFPDVIEGIRGTGLMLGLKCAMPNTKVNMALRDQHLLAVPAGDNVIRLLPPLTVTDAEIHEALNRIRAGAKGLADAIAVAAAK; encoded by the coding sequence ATGAGCGGTTCGGCGCTTTACGAGACCTTTGCTCGCGCACCCCTGGCTTTCGACCACGGGGAAGGCACCTGGCTGGTTACCGACAAGGGCGAGCGATATCTCGATTTCGCCGGCGGTATCGCGGTCAATTCGCTTGGCCACGGCCATCCGCATTTGGTCGCGGCGCTGACCGAGCAGGCCGGCAAGCTCTGGCACGTCTCCAACCTTTATGAGATCCCGGGACAGAGCCGGCTTGGCGAGCGCCTGGCTGATGCCACCTTCGCCGACAAGGTGTTTTTCACCAACTCCGGCGCCGAGGCGCTGGAATGCGCGATCAAGACGGCGCGGCGCTACCACTTCGTCAAGGGTCATCCCGAGCGCTTCCGCGTCATCACCTTCGAAGGCGCCTTCCATGGCCGCACGCTTGCGACCATCGCCGCCGGCGGCCAGTACAAATACCTCGAAGGCTTCGGCCCCAAGGTCGAAGGTTTTGACCAGGTCGGCTTCGACGACATCGATGCCGCCGAGAAGGCGATCACGCCGGAAACCGCCGCGATCCTCATCGAACCGGTGCAGGGCGAGGGCGGTATTCGCCCGGTGCCCACACAATCGTTGAAGCGGCTGCGCCAGCTCTGCGACCAGCACGGCCTGCTCTTGATCTTCGACGAGGTCCAGTGTGGCATCGGCCGCACCGGCAAGCTGTTCGCGCATGAGTGGACGGGCGTGACGCCCGACATCATGGCGATCGCCAAGGGTATTGGCGGCGGCTTCCCCATGGGCGCGTGCCTGGCCACCGACGAGGCCGTGGTTGGCATGACGTCGGGCGTGCACGGCACCACCTTCGGCGGAAATCCGCTGGCCATGGCTGTCGGCAATGCAGTCCTCGATGTGGTGCTCGAAGACGGCTTCCTCGAGGATGTGCAGCGCAAGGCATTGCTGTTGAAGCAAGGCCTGGCGGCGGTCGCGGACGAGTTTCCCGATGTCATCGAAGGCATCAGGGGCACCGGCCTGATGCTTGGCCTCAAATGCGCCATGCCCAACACCAAGGTGAACATGGCGCTGCGCGACCAGCATTTGCTGGCGGTTCCGGCCGGTGACAACGTCATCCGCCTGCTGCCGCCGCTCACCGTCACCGACGCCGAGATCCACGAAGCGCTCAACCGCATCCGCGCCGGTGCCAAAGGCCTGGCGGACGCCATCGCCGTGGCCGCCGCGAAGTAA
- the argF gene encoding ornithine carbamoyltransferase, translating into MSVRHFTDLSTVSEGDLRFMLDDAVVRKARLKAGERTKPLEGKVLAMIFDKPSTRTRVSFDVGMRQLGGETIMLTGTEMQLGRSETIADTAKVLSRYVDAIMIRTTSHDRLLELTENATVPVINGLTDDTHPCQLMADIMTFEEHRGPVAGKTIAWTGDGNNVLHSLLEASARFRFNLNVAVPEGSEPAQKHVDWSRAHGGKLHFTRSPEEAVDQADCVVTDCWVSMGQEHRARGHNVFSPYQVNAKLMAHAKPDALFMHCLPAHRGEEVTDEVIDGPHSVVFDEAENRLHAQKAVLAWCLGA; encoded by the coding sequence ATGTCAGTTCGCCATTTTACCGATCTTTCCACCGTTTCCGAGGGCGACCTGCGCTTCATGCTGGACGACGCGGTGGTGCGAAAGGCGCGCCTCAAGGCTGGTGAGCGGACCAAGCCGCTCGAAGGCAAGGTGCTGGCGATGATCTTCGACAAGCCGTCGACGCGCACACGCGTTTCCTTCGACGTAGGCATGCGCCAGCTTGGCGGCGAGACCATCATGCTGACCGGTACCGAGATGCAGCTCGGCCGCTCGGAAACCATCGCCGACACCGCCAAGGTCCTGTCGCGCTATGTCGACGCGATCATGATCCGCACCACCTCGCATGACCGGTTGCTGGAACTGACCGAGAACGCCACTGTGCCGGTGATCAACGGGCTGACCGACGACACCCATCCCTGCCAGCTGATGGCCGACATCATGACCTTCGAGGAGCATCGCGGTCCGGTTGCCGGCAAGACCATCGCCTGGACCGGCGACGGCAACAATGTGCTGCATTCGCTGCTCGAAGCGTCTGCACGGTTCCGCTTCAACCTCAATGTCGCCGTTCCCGAAGGCAGCGAGCCGGCGCAGAAGCACGTCGACTGGTCCAGGGCGCATGGCGGCAAGCTCCATTTCACCCGCTCACCCGAGGAAGCCGTCGACCAGGCCGACTGCGTCGTCACCGATTGCTGGGTGTCGATGGGCCAGGAGCATCGCGCCCGTGGCCACAACGTCTTCTCGCCCTACCAGGTCAACGCGAAGCTGATGGCGCATGCCAAGCCGGACGCGCTGTTCATGCACTGCCTGCCGGCGCATCGCGGCGAGGAAGTGACCGACGAGGTTATCGACGGACCCCATTCGGTGGTCTTCGACGAGGCCGAGAACCGGCTCCACGCCCAGAAGGCGGTGCTCGCCTGGTGTCTTGGTGCTTGA
- the apaG gene encoding Co2+/Mg2+ efflux protein ApaG has product MYRAVTRNIEVQVRPFYLEDRSDPSENRYVWGYQITIDNQSDEFVQLLSRYWHITDGAGRVEEVRGPGVVGDQPELNPGDSYQYTSGCPLSTPSGIMVGRYTMRNQRGETFDIAIPAFSLDLPGTRRTVN; this is encoded by the coding sequence ATGTACCGCGCCGTAACGCGCAATATCGAAGTGCAGGTCAGGCCGTTCTATCTCGAGGACCGTTCGGATCCTTCCGAGAACCGCTACGTCTGGGGCTACCAGATAACGATCGACAACCAGTCGGACGAATTCGTGCAGCTTCTGTCGCGCTATTGGCACATCACCGACGGCGCCGGCCGGGTCGAGGAAGTGCGCGGCCCCGGCGTTGTCGGCGACCAGCCCGAACTCAATCCCGGCGACAGCTATCAATACACGTCGGGCTGCCCGCTCTCGACACCGTCAGGGATCATGGTCGGACGCTATACGATGCGCAACCAGCGCGGCGAGACATTCGACATCGCCATCCCGGCCTTTTCGCTGGATCTGCCGGGAACGAGACGGACGGTGAATTAG
- a CDS encoding ceramide glucosyltransferase, translated as MELTLIATSLSTALILSNAASIALAASRLKRRTTIARPAGKLPPVSIVVPSRGVEPFTHETLERAFSLDWPRYELIFCVAHADDPVVGLIRQAIAHFPEVPARLLIGDDRVSANPKLNNCVKGWEAARHNWVVLADSNVLMPRDYIQHLIAAWRPNTGLVCSTPIGSRPDGFWAEVECAFLNTLQARWQYAGEALGLGFAQGKSMLWNKPMLDANGGIRALAAEIAEDAAATKLVNGVGLRVNLVASPFEQPLGRRTLGEIWSRQARWARLRRVTFPLFFAPEILTGAGVPLVLALGAAASAGFSLPLTAVAVLAAFYLPECALAWSKGWYLSPRMVAAMIVRDLMLPAMWARGWLGGAVDWRGNAMTIGTKAAELEETPSRA; from the coding sequence ATGGAACTCACTCTCATAGCCACCTCGCTTTCGACTGCTCTTATCCTTTCCAACGCTGCCAGCATCGCGCTGGCCGCTTCGCGGCTGAAACGGCGCACCACGATCGCACGGCCAGCCGGCAAGTTGCCGCCGGTGTCGATTGTCGTGCCGTCGCGTGGTGTCGAGCCGTTCACGCACGAGACGCTGGAACGCGCCTTCTCTCTCGACTGGCCGCGCTATGAGTTGATCTTCTGCGTTGCCCACGCCGATGATCCGGTGGTCGGTTTGATCAGACAGGCCATCGCCCATTTCCCCGAGGTGCCGGCCCGGCTGTTGATCGGTGACGATCGCGTCAGCGCCAATCCCAAGCTCAACAATTGCGTCAAGGGCTGGGAGGCGGCGCGGCACAACTGGGTCGTCCTGGCCGATTCCAACGTGCTGATGCCCAGAGATTACATCCAGCATCTGATTGCGGCGTGGCGGCCAAACACAGGCCTTGTCTGCTCGACGCCGATAGGCTCACGGCCGGATGGCTTCTGGGCCGAGGTCGAATGCGCCTTCCTCAACACGCTGCAGGCGCGCTGGCAGTATGCCGGTGAGGCGCTCGGCCTTGGCTTTGCCCAGGGCAAGAGCATGCTTTGGAACAAGCCGATGCTGGATGCCAATGGCGGCATCCGCGCGCTGGCAGCCGAAATCGCCGAGGACGCCGCCGCGACCAAGCTGGTCAATGGGGTCGGCCTGCGCGTCAATCTCGTCGCTTCGCCCTTCGAACAGCCGCTTGGCCGCCGCACGCTTGGCGAGATCTGGTCCCGCCAGGCTCGCTGGGCGCGCCTGCGCCGCGTTACCTTTCCTCTGTTCTTCGCGCCTGAAATCCTGACCGGCGCGGGGGTGCCGCTGGTGCTTGCGCTGGGTGCGGCGGCAAGCGCCGGCTTCAGCCTGCCGCTGACAGCCGTCGCCGTGCTTGCGGCCTTCTACCTTCCGGAATGCGCACTGGCCTGGTCCAAGGGCTGGTACCTGTCGCCGCGTATGGTCGCGGCGATGATTGTGCGGGACTTGATGCTTCCAGCCATGTGGGCGCGCGGCTGGCTCGGCGGCGCTGTCGACTGGCGCGGCAACGCGATGACCATCGGCACCAAGGCCGCCGAACTTGAAGAGACGCCGTCGCGCGCTTGA
- a CDS encoding Hsp33 family molecular chaperone, which yields MAAPWSFVMLETHQVTEHHPKLGEFGYAGDDHVVPFEVGPLDVRGRTVQLGPMLDAILSRHDYPEPVARLLAEACVLTVLLGTSLKFEGKFILQTRTDGPVDMLVADFTTPSALRAYARFDADRLEALVAAGETSQQTLLGSGVLALTIDQGAHMQRYQGIVQLDGETLEDAARTYFRQSEQIPTDIRLSVAKLLTPGPGGAREQWRAGGILAQFLPQSPERMRVPDLPGGDGDPREEIHDPADNSWQELLALLGTIEPTELIDPTIGAERLLYRLFHEHGVRVFGGVPVADQCSCSRDKIRGILEGFSAQEIKDSTEDGGIHVACEFCSKQYDFDPAEFAAQ from the coding sequence ATGGCCGCGCCCTGGAGCTTTGTCATGTTGGAAACGCATCAAGTGACTGAACATCACCCCAAACTCGGCGAGTTCGGCTATGCCGGCGACGACCATGTCGTGCCTTTCGAGGTCGGCCCGCTCGACGTGCGCGGTCGCACGGTCCAGCTCGGGCCGATGCTCGACGCCATCCTCAGCCGCCACGACTATCCCGAGCCGGTCGCCCGCCTGCTGGCGGAAGCCTGCGTGCTGACGGTGCTGCTCGGCACCTCGCTCAAATTCGAGGGCAAGTTCATCCTGCAGACCCGCACCGACGGGCCGGTCGACATGCTGGTGGCGGATTTCACGACGCCTTCGGCGCTGCGCGCCTATGCGCGCTTCGATGCGGATCGGCTCGAGGCGCTGGTCGCGGCAGGAGAGACGTCCCAGCAGACGCTGCTCGGCAGCGGCGTGCTGGCGCTGACCATCGACCAGGGTGCCCACATGCAGCGCTATCAGGGTATCGTGCAACTCGACGGCGAGACGCTGGAGGACGCGGCGCGTACCTATTTCCGCCAGTCGGAACAGATTCCGACGGATATCAGGCTGTCTGTGGCCAAGCTTTTGACGCCGGGCCCTGGTGGCGCGCGCGAACAGTGGCGTGCCGGCGGCATCCTGGCGCAGTTCCTGCCGCAGTCCCCCGAGCGTATGCGCGTTCCGGACCTGCCCGGCGGCGACGGCGATCCACGCGAGGAGATCCACGATCCGGCCGACAATTCCTGGCAGGAATTGCTGGCGCTGCTCGGCACCATCGAACCGACAGAGCTGATCGATCCGACGATCGGCGCCGAACGGCTGCTCTATCGCCTGTTCCATGAGCATGGCGTGCGCGTTTTCGGCGGCGTCCCCGTCGCCGACCAGTGCTCATGCTCCAGGGACAAGATCCGCGGCATCCTCGAGGGCTTCTCCGCGCAGGAGATCAAGGACTCGACCGAGGATGGCGGCATCCACGTCGCCTGCGAATTCTGCTCGAAGCAATATGACTTCGACCCTGCGGAATTCGCTGCGCAGTGA